In the Malania oleifera isolate guangnan ecotype guangnan chromosome 1, ASM2987363v1, whole genome shotgun sequence genome, one interval contains:
- the LOC131146847 gene encoding phosphoenolpyruvate carboxylase 2-like, which yields MAARNLEKLASIDAQLRLLVLKKVSEDDKLVEYDALLLDRFINVL from the coding sequence ATGGCAGCAAGGAACTTAGAGAAGTTGGCCTCAATCGATGCACAATTGAGGTTATTGGTTTTGAAGAAGGTGTCTGAGGATGACAAGCTGGTGGAGTATGACGCTTTGTTGTTGGATCGGTTCATTAACGTTCTTTAG